The proteins below come from a single Conger conger chromosome 10, fConCon1.1, whole genome shotgun sequence genomic window:
- the LOC133139194 gene encoding major histocompatibility complex class I-related gene protein-like isoform X1 — MKGITAFLFLLQATAVNTGSHSIWAFATLIHGQTQFPEFSVAFMLDDLQVLYYDHGMKKLSSRSQTSSANVVEDIILLGVNIVIEDMYNSMSSPAHRANLLSNHTGVHVHQILGGCVLDNDKASPITMWEAYDGTEVTRYNMHNRTVSPQWPLLKWNTGEKELWLMQFRHIYQPACIRILKYFLEKEKNIVLRKERPRVRLIHKPCTETGEMKVSCLATGFYPRHINLTLLRDGHPIPDEEMILGEVLPNGDGTYQTRRTLRIRSEELRERHHYTCSFTHLTLDNKLDINWVPEEGSDVAVISSLVVVLVLVLIFSIPVFVIYKRRRRGERQYSWGCIEWGKGERFFYLDHLSFCSHFVVSSTSFLRVDPAS, encoded by the exons ATGAAAGGAATTACTGCGTTTCTTTTTCTGTTACAGGCTACAGCTGTTAACACAG GGTCACACTCTATCTGGGCATTTGCAACATTAATACATGGACAGACCCAATTCCCAGAATTCAGTGTAGCGTTTATGCTGGATGATCTTCAGGTGCTCTACTATGACCACGGCATGAAGAAACTGAGCTCTCGAAGCCAAACAAGCTCAGCAAATGTAGTTGAAGATATTATCCTTTTAGGTGTAAACATTGTGATAGAAGACATGTATAATTCCATGAGCAGTCCAGCACACCGTGCAAACCTCCTCTCCAatcacacag GAGTTCATGTTCATCAGATTCTGGGTGGATGTGTGCTGGACAATGACAAAGCCAGCCCGATCACGATGTGGGAAGCTTATGATGGAACCGAAGTGACACGCTACAACATGCATAATCGCACAGTCAGCCCTCAATGGCCACTGCTTAAGTGGAACACAGGGGAAAAAGAACTCTGGCTAATGCAATTTAGACATATTTATCAGCCTGCTTGTATCCGAATACTGAAGTACTTtctggagaaagagaagaacattgtgttaagaaaag AGCGCCCCAGAGTCAGGCTGATCCACAAGCCATGCACTGAGACTGGAGAAATGAAGGTGAGCTGTCTGGCCACGGGCTTCTACCCCCGACACATCAACCTGACCTTGCTGAGAGACGGGCATCCCATCCCAGATGAGGAGATGATTCTGGGGGAAGTGTTACCCAATGGAGACGGGACCTACCAGACAAGGAGGACCCTGCGTATCCGTTCagaggaactgagagagagacatcattACACCTGCTCTTTCACACATCTTACTCTGGACAACAAGCTGGACATAAACTGGG TACCAGAAGAAGGCTCAGATGTTGCAGTCATCAGTTCTCTGGTTGTAGTGCTGGTTTTGGTTCTTATCTTTTCCATCCCTGTATTTGTCATCTATAAGAGGAGACGCAGAGGTGAGAGGCAATATTCATGGGGATGTATTGAATGGGGAAAGGgtgaaagatttttttatcttgatcatttgtctttttgcagtcactttgtagtttcctcgaCCTCCTTTCTGAGAGTTGACCCTGCATCATGA
- the LOC133139194 gene encoding major histocompatibility complex class I-related gene protein-like isoform X2 — protein MKGITAFLFLLQATAVNTGSHSIWAFATLIHGQTQFPEFSVAFMLDDLQVLYYDHGMKKLSSRSQTSSANVVEDIILLGVNIVIEDMYNSMSSPAHRANLLSNHTGVHVHQILGGCVLDNDKASPITMWEAYDGTEVTRYNMHNRTVSPQWPLLKWNTGEKELWLMQFRHIYQPACIRILKYFLEKEKNIVLRKERPRVRLIHKPCTETGEMKVSCLATGFYPRHINLTLLRDGHPIPDEEMILGEVLPNGDGTYQTRRTLRIRSEELRERHHYTCSFTHLTLDNKLDINWVPEEGSDVAVISSLVVVLVLVLIFSIPVFVIYKRRRRVTL, from the exons ATGAAAGGAATTACTGCGTTTCTTTTTCTGTTACAGGCTACAGCTGTTAACACAG GGTCACACTCTATCTGGGCATTTGCAACATTAATACATGGACAGACCCAATTCCCAGAATTCAGTGTAGCGTTTATGCTGGATGATCTTCAGGTGCTCTACTATGACCACGGCATGAAGAAACTGAGCTCTCGAAGCCAAACAAGCTCAGCAAATGTAGTTGAAGATATTATCCTTTTAGGTGTAAACATTGTGATAGAAGACATGTATAATTCCATGAGCAGTCCAGCACACCGTGCAAACCTCCTCTCCAatcacacag GAGTTCATGTTCATCAGATTCTGGGTGGATGTGTGCTGGACAATGACAAAGCCAGCCCGATCACGATGTGGGAAGCTTATGATGGAACCGAAGTGACACGCTACAACATGCATAATCGCACAGTCAGCCCTCAATGGCCACTGCTTAAGTGGAACACAGGGGAAAAAGAACTCTGGCTAATGCAATTTAGACATATTTATCAGCCTGCTTGTATCCGAATACTGAAGTACTTtctggagaaagagaagaacattgtgttaagaaaag AGCGCCCCAGAGTCAGGCTGATCCACAAGCCATGCACTGAGACTGGAGAAATGAAGGTGAGCTGTCTGGCCACGGGCTTCTACCCCCGACACATCAACCTGACCTTGCTGAGAGACGGGCATCCCATCCCAGATGAGGAGATGATTCTGGGGGAAGTGTTACCCAATGGAGACGGGACCTACCAGACAAGGAGGACCCTGCGTATCCGTTCagaggaactgagagagagacatcattACACCTGCTCTTTCACACATCTTACTCTGGACAACAAGCTGGACATAAACTGGG TACCAGAAGAAGGCTCAGATGTTGCAGTCATCAGTTCTCTGGTTGTAGTGCTGGTTTTGGTTCTTATCTTTTCCATCCCTGTATTTGTCATCTATAAGAGGAGACGCAGAG tcactttgtag